Proteins from one Parasteatoda tepidariorum isolate YZ-2023 chromosome 4, CAS_Ptep_4.0, whole genome shotgun sequence genomic window:
- the LOC107443653 gene encoding uncharacterized protein: MGIPCHYLPHRPVIKESSTTKIRPVFNASSRRKGVPSLNDCVEKGLNLIQVIPSMINKFRRNKFGVAADIRKVFLQISLYKNDRNFLRFLWYGEDGQLKLFRHRRVVFGVSYSPFLLGATIQYHLNNKQEEAMEGNEKYPKEIIQELICSFM, encoded by the coding sequence ATGGGGATACCTTGTCACTACTTACCTCATCGACCTGTGATAAAGGAGAGCAGCACAACTAAAATCAGGCCCGTATTCAATGCTTCTTCTAGGAGAAAAGGAGTTCCTAGTTTAAATGATTGTGTAGAGAAAGGGTTAAATTTGATACAAGTAATTCCctcaatgataaataaatttcgaagaaataaatttggtgTAGCAGCTGATATACGTAAggtttttttgcaaataagtctttataaaaatgatagaaatttcTTACGATTCTTATGGTATGGAGAAGATGGACAGCTGAAACTATTTCGTCATCGAAGAGTTGTGTTTGGCGTTTCCTATAGTCCGTTTTTGCTTGGAGCCACTATTCAATAccatttgaataataaacaaGAGGAAGCAATGGAAGGGAATGAAAAATACCCTAAAGAGATTATACAGGAACTAATATGCAGTTTTATGTAG